From Kribbella amoyensis:
CGATCATCAGGCCCATCGACCCGCCGTACAGCGCCAGCCCGGCGTACAGCTGGACCAGGCGGCGCGGCAGGTGGCCGGCGCGGAGTTGCTGCAGCGGGTTCAGCGCGGCGAGAGTGCGTGGGGCTTCGGCAGTGGCGGTCACTCGTCCAGTTTGTGCCTCGATTGGCCTGGTGATCGATAGCCACTTGGGCAATAGTGGACTGTATGAGCACGCGACACGTCCCCGCGAGTACGTTGACCGGCCTGCTGGGCGAATGGGCCGACGCCACCGGCCCGGCGTACCGGGCACTGGCCGAGCGGTTGCGGCTGCTGATCGCGGACGGGCGCGTCATCCCCGGTTCGCGGCTGCCGAGTGAGCGGGAGCTGACCGACGCGCTCGGTGTCAGCCGGACCACGGTCGCCTCGGCGTACCGGGAGCTGCGCGACCGCGGGTACCTGGTGAGCAAGCGCGGGTCCGGCAGTCTCACCGCGCTCCCGTCCCGGATCGAGCCCGAACTCGGCCGCCACCACGCCCCGGGGATCGAGACGGACGGGCTCTACGACTTCACCTGCGCCGCGTCGACCGCCGTACCAGGGGTGAGTGCCGCTGTCGCCGAAGCACTCGAGGATCTCCCCCACCACCTCGCCACGCCCGGGTACCACCCGCAGGGGCTGCCCGTGCTGCGGGAAGAGATCGCGGCCGCGTACGAGGCGCGCGGGTTGCCGACATCGCCGGACCAGGTGATCGTCACCGCCGGTGCGCTCGCGGCCACGTCGATCGCGGTCCGGGCGATGACCCAGATCGGTGACCGGGTGCTGACCGAGAGCCCCACGCACCCGAACTCGATGGACGCGATCCGGCGTAGCGGGGCCCGGGTGGTCGCCGCCCCGATGAGCCCGGGTGGCTGGGACCTGCCGTTGCTGGAGGCCACCATCCGGCAGACCTCGCCGCGGGCCGCCTGGCTGGTGGTGGACTTCCAGAACCCGACCGGCCGGCTGATGCCGGCCGCGGACCGGGAGCGGCTGGCGATCGCGTTCGCCCGCAGCCGGACCACGGCGATCGTCGACGAGACGTTGTTCGAGCTGTCCCTCGACGGCCAGGAGATGCCGCCGCCGTTCGCCGCGTACGACCCGGGCGGCGTGATCACGGTCGGCTCGGTGAGCAAGTCGTTCTGGGGCGGCCTGCGGATCGGCTGGCTGCGGGTCCCCGAGTCGCTGGTCGCTCGGGTTCTGGACGCGCGCGCCTCGATGGACCTGGGCGCCCCGGTACTCGAACAGCTCGTGGTGGCCCGGCTGCTCCGCGACCGAGCCGCGATCCTCCCGGAACGCCGGCTGGAACTGCGGTCCCGGCGCGACACCCTGGCCGCGGCACTCCGGGAACACCTGCCGACGTGGCGCTTCGAGGTACCAGGGGGCGGGCTGTCGTTGTGGTGTGAGCTGCCGGCCGCGGTCGGTTCAAGTCTGGTGGGCGTGGCTCAGCGGAACGGGGTACTGCTCGTGGCTGGGTCGCGGTTCTCGGCGGAGGGCGGGCTGGAGCGGTTCATGCGGTTGCCGTACACGCAGGATGCGGACACGCTCCGTGACGCGGTCGAGCGGCTCGCGTCGGCGTACGCCCAGCTCACCGAGGCGCCGGCGGTACGGCGGACCGCGTCGGCCCTGATCGCGTGACGTCAGCGCGCCGTAATGTCCCGGGGGAAGGTTCGTCCGGGAGATCGCGTTGGACGACAATGAGAGTCACTCTGCGAGAGGTGTGAGATGTCGTTCTTCAAGCACAAGACAGCCCTGGTCGAGCCCGACGCCGCGCTGCCCGGCCGCGCCGAGCCCGGATTCGCCGTCCCGGCGGACAACATCGTGCTCGGCACTCCGCAGACCGCGCCGGCCCCCGAGGGGTACGAGGAGGTCTGGTTCGGCACCGGGTGTTTCTGGGGTACCGAGGAGATCTTCTGGCAGCTGCCCGGCGTCTACACGACCGCCGTCGGCTACGCGGGCGGGTACACCCCGAACCCGTCGTACGAGGAGGTCTGCACCGGCCGGACCGGGCACACCGAGGCGGTCCGGATCGTCTACGACCCGGCGAAGATCTCCTTCACCGACCTGCTGAAGGTCTTCTGGGAGACCCACGACCCGACCCAGGGAATGCGCCAGGGCAACGACCTCGGCTCCCAGTACCGCTCGGCCGTCTACTACACCACCGAGGCCCAGCGCGAGGAAGCCGAGCGCACCAAGACCCTGTACGCCCCGGTGATCGCCGACCGCGGCTACGGCGAGATCACCACCGAGATCGCCCCGGCCTCAACCTTCTACTACGCCGAGGGCTACCACCAGCAGTACCTCTCCGACTTCAAGAACCCCAACGGCTACCGCTGCCACAGCAACACGGGCGTCTCGTTCCCTGCCGACGGCTGAGACCTGACAAAGAGGGCGCACCTTTCGGTCGCGCCCTCGTGGTCAGCGTCTCACCGTGAGGCTGCGAAGAATTGCGCTACCTCGGTGCTGAGTGCGTCCATCTCGGCACCGGCCTCGACGTCGAACTCTGCTGACGTTTCCCACACATCTCGGTGATGAGTGGACCGCAGATGGACCCGCAGCGTCACATGGCCGCGGCTCGACCACTTCGCCACGATCCGGAGCTGCCCCTCGAGGCTGCGCCACTCGCGGACGCCCTCCCATCCGCGGAATCGCTCAGCCAGGTCGCTGAAGTAGGCGTCCAGCGAATCCCCTTCCAAGCTCGTGACGACGGCTTCTGCCTCCAGCCCCTCACCGGTGATGGAGACCAGGTAGTCCAGCACAGCATCCTGCCAAGGCCGCTGTGGCGCGCTCAGCATGAGTCGTACCGAACGTTGTCGAGCCGCTACCAAGAGCACGACCGGTTCGCCAGGGAAGGGTTCTCGCACCGCTGAATCCTGGCACAGCCCACCTGCTACCCCGACCGGCTTCTATCGCCCGCGAGGTATCGCAACCACCAGCAACCTTTCCGATCTCAACGACCCGAACGGCTACTCGCGGCGGGCGAGGTGGAGGTGGAGTTCGGCGTCGAGTTCCACGGTTTCGGGGAGGACCTGGAGGATTCGGCGGAAGACCTGGTCCCGGTCGGCGGGCGGGAGCATGACGTACGCCGAGACCGTCGAGAGTTGTCCGACGTAGTCGTGGGCGCTCATCGTCAGACGCCGGTCGATCACCGACTGCCGGACATCGGTGAACCACTCGGATTGCTGCAGCTCCGTGCCGGGCCACTGCATCGGGCGATCCGCGGGTGTGCCGTCGGGCGACGGGACGCCGTCGTCCGCGAGGTACGGCGCACGGGCCGCGCGCACGGCCTCCTTGAGCGCCGGATCGGCCAGCTGGATCGGTGCGCCGAACGAGGCGAACACACCACCCGGCCGGACGAGTGCGGCCATGCGGTCCCACCGGCCTTCAGGTTTGGTCCAATGGAGCGCGGCGGCCGAGTACACGAGGTCGTACGACGAATCCAGCGGCAGATCCTCGAATGCGGCCTGCTCGGTCGTGACGTTGGCCGGCAGGTGTTTCCGCAACTCCGCGAGCATGGCCGCGTCCGGGTCGGTCGCCGTGACCGCGATCCCGCCCTGCGCGAACAAGTGGGTCGCTTTGCCGGTCCCGGCGCCGATCTCGAGCGCGGTCCGGATCGGCCCACCGGCGTACGCCGTCACCAACTCGAGGACTTCCGCCGGATACCCGAACCGGAACCGTTCGTACGCCTCTGCCACCGACCCGAAGCTCAACGCCCGCTCAACCATCCCGGCATCCTGGCACCTTCCACACCCCAGAGCCCGCCATTTTCCAGGCAGGAACAGCGCCATCACCAGCAGTACCGACTCTTGCCGGTCGGGGCGCTCGCGGGTCCTGGGTGGTTAGCCCATGCTTTTCTGGCCGTCGATGGCTTCTCGGATGATGTCGGCGTGGCCGGCGTGCTGGGCTGTTTCGGCGGTGATGTGGAGGAAGACGCGGCGGACGGTCCAGAAGACGCCTGGTGGTTGCCACGGGGCGGCCGGGAGTTCGTAGCTGGTGTCCAGGTCGAGGGTGCGGACCAGGTCGTCGGTTGCGGCGGCGACCCGCTCGTACTCCGCGAGGGCTCCGGCCAGCGTTTCGCCTTCGGTGAGGCGGAACTGGTCCTGCCATTGGGCGAGCAACTCCGGGGTGAACTCGGTCTGCTCGGGCACGTCCTCGCCACCCGTCTGGGCGAACTCGGCCCACCTCTGCTCGACCGCGGTGACGTGCTTGATCAGGCCACCGACGGTGAGCTCGCTGACGGTACTGCGGGTGT
This genomic window contains:
- a CDS encoding PLP-dependent aminotransferase family protein, which produces MSTRHVPASTLTGLLGEWADATGPAYRALAERLRLLIADGRVIPGSRLPSERELTDALGVSRTTVASAYRELRDRGYLVSKRGSGSLTALPSRIEPELGRHHAPGIETDGLYDFTCAASTAVPGVSAAVAEALEDLPHHLATPGYHPQGLPVLREEIAAAYEARGLPTSPDQVIVTAGALAATSIAVRAMTQIGDRVLTESPTHPNSMDAIRRSGARVVAAPMSPGGWDLPLLEATIRQTSPRAAWLVVDFQNPTGRLMPAADRERLAIAFARSRTTAIVDETLFELSLDGQEMPPPFAAYDPGGVITVGSVSKSFWGGLRIGWLRVPESLVARVLDARASMDLGAPVLEQLVVARLLRDRAAILPERRLELRSRRDTLAAALREHLPTWRFEVPGGGLSLWCELPAAVGSSLVGVAQRNGVLLVAGSRFSAEGGLERFMRLPYTQDADTLRDAVERLASAYAQLTEAPAVRRTASALIA
- the msrA gene encoding peptide-methionine (S)-S-oxide reductase MsrA is translated as MSFFKHKTALVEPDAALPGRAEPGFAVPADNIVLGTPQTAPAPEGYEEVWFGTGCFWGTEEIFWQLPGVYTTAVGYAGGYTPNPSYEEVCTGRTGHTEAVRIVYDPAKISFTDLLKVFWETHDPTQGMRQGNDLGSQYRSAVYYTTEAQREEAERTKTLYAPVIADRGYGEITTEIAPASTFYYAEGYHQQYLSDFKNPNGYRCHSNTGVSFPADG
- a CDS encoding DUF6228 family protein — protein: MREPFPGEPVVLLVAARQRSVRLMLSAPQRPWQDAVLDYLVSITGEGLEAEAVVTSLEGDSLDAYFSDLAERFRGWEGVREWRSLEGQLRIVAKWSSRGHVTLRVHLRSTHHRDVWETSAEFDVEAGAEMDALSTEVAQFFAASR
- a CDS encoding DinB family protein yields the protein MTSSEQAVTGERADILDFLAKHRYFLRHTAEGLTDEQANTRSTVSELTVGGLIKHVTAVEQRWAEFAQTGGEDVPEQTEFTPELLAQWQDQFRLTEGETLAGALAEYERVAAATDDLVRTLDLDTSYELPAAPWQPPGVFWTVRRVFLHITAETAQHAGHADIIREAIDGQKSMG
- a CDS encoding class I SAM-dependent methyltransferase, whose protein sequence is MVERALSFGSVAEAYERFRFGYPAEVLELVTAYAGGPIRTALEIGAGTGKATHLFAQGGIAVTATDPDAAMLAELRKHLPANVTTEQAAFEDLPLDSSYDLVYSAAALHWTKPEGRWDRMAALVRPGGVFASFGAPIQLADPALKEAVRAARAPYLADDGVPSPDGTPADRPMQWPGTELQQSEWFTDVRQSVIDRRLTMSAHDYVGQLSTVSAYVMLPPADRDQVFRRILQVLPETVELDAELHLHLARRE